Proteins co-encoded in one Uloborus diversus isolate 005 chromosome 9, Udiv.v.3.1, whole genome shotgun sequence genomic window:
- the LOC129229391 gene encoding THAP domain-containing protein 2-like, with amino-acid sequence MVGCAAPNCNNSSRKNFRLFRFPRDESRRKTWIDNCKLEKSEAAPYTRLCEIHFEESQFELHRQDGWRKLKPNAIPTIFPDPPETPRKERKEKAASRKRKRSSSVEPAVTPRRSSKKKSLASHDSTADKKRKSGRKKLKESPSTQKKKHGGSSQQKENVSPRLRSKKLVKKEQVISDESEEESEEDDEAEQQMAFLKRENECMKKEIQEFEKHNRAMSRVILELEKANKAMSIKLQELDKDNKILTKKVSDLERLNEDLKTKLNNSFSEEQFARLDKMKQLGKIERYIPAIK; translated from the exons ATGGTTGGTTGTGCGGCACCAAATTGCAATAACTCGTCCCGGaaaaattttagactttttagATTTCCACGTGATGAAAGTCGAAGGAAAACTTGGATAGACAATTGTAAATTAGAAAAATCTGAAGCTGCTCCTTACACCAGATTATGTGAG ATACACTTTGAAGAAAGCCAATTTGAACTGCACCGGCAAGACGGTTGGAGGAAATTAAAACCAAATGCAATTCCCACGATATTCCCGGATCCTCCTGAAACACCtcgaaaagaaaggaaagaaaaggcTGCTTCACGTAAACGTAAGCGATCAAGTTCTGTGGAGCCTGCAGTGACTCCAAGAAGAAGTAGCAAGAAGAAGAGTTTAGCAAGCCATGATAGCACTGCagataaaaaaaggaaatctgGACGCAAAAAGCTTAAAGAATCTCCATCCACTCAGAAAAAGAAACATGGTGGATCTTCacaacagaaagaaaatgtttCGCCTCGTCTGCGCAGCAAAAAGCTGGTCAAAAAAGag caGGTTATTTCTGATGAATCAGAGGAAGAATCGGAAGAGGATGATGAAGCAGAGCAACAAATGGCCTTTTTGAAGAGGGAGAACGAATGTATGAAAAAAGAAATCCAAGAATTTGAGAAGCATAATCGAGCCATGAGCCGTGTCATTCTGGAACTGGAGAAGGCGAACAAAGCAATGAGCATAAAATTGCAAGAGCTGGATAAAGACAACAAAATTTTGACCAAGAAAGTGAGTGACCTGGAAAGATTGAATGAAGACCTAAAGACAAAGCTGAATAACTCTTTTTCAGAAGAACAGTTTGCAAGATTGGATAAAATGAAACAGCTAGGAAAAATTGAGAGGTATATACCAGCCATAAAATAA